The Lates calcarifer isolate ASB-BC8 unplaced genomic scaffold, TLL_Latcal_v3 _unitig_1171_quiver_1550, whole genome shotgun sequence genomic interval gatctcagtgctgcttttgatacgattgaccatcacatccttttacagagactggagcactttattggcattaaaggaatgGCACTAAACTGGcttaagtcctatctatctgataggcttcagtttgtacatgttaacaactagtcctccatacacacaaaagttagacatggagttccacaagggtcagtgcttggaccaatcctcttcactctgtatatgcttcccttgggcaatattatcagaaaacactccataaatttccattgttatgcagatgatacacagctttatctgtcaatggaacctgatgaaaccaatcatctagccaaactccaagcttgtcttagggacattaaaatctggatgacaagcaactttttactactaaactcagataaaactgaaatcattataattggtcctgaacacatcagaaacaaactttctaatgatgtagctccactagacggcattgccctggctcccagctccactgtaaagaatctgggagtcatctttgatcaggatatgtcctttaactcacacatcaaacaaacttctaggactgcctttttttatctgcgtaacatctccaaaattagacattttctgtcccaaaaagatgcagaaaaactagtccatgcatttgttacttctaggctggactactgtaattcattattatcaggctgccccaacaagtctctaaagactctgcagctgattcaaaatgctgcagcacgattactgacaggaactaggaaaagagaccatatttctcctgtgttagcctctctacattggctcccagtcaaatccagagtagaattcaaaatcctcctcctcacatacaagcccttaatggtcaggctccatcttaccttaaagatctcatagtcccctacaatcccaccaggactctgcactcccagaatgctggtttactggtggttcccagagtttccaagagtagaatgggaggcagagccttcagttatcaggttcctctactgtggaaccttctcccagtttcggtccgggaggcagacaccctctgtacctttaagagtaggcttaaaactttcctctttgataaagcttatagttagggttggctcaggcttgaaccatcccttagttatgctgctataggcctagactgccgggagatctcccatgattCACTgagcttctctttctctctctctctctctctctctctctctctacaactccaactccactcaacacctgctgctagaattagaaattacttatactgctattagttgtattgctatgttagcagttaatactttaattatcgttactatcattactactgctgtattactggcctcatcttacatcttacatctgatatggaacccgtgttatgctatgttcttcttttgCTATTCTCTACCCACCCCCGCCCCCCgtcccctctccttcttaacccaaccggtcgaggcagatggccgcccaccctgagtccggttctgctcgaggtttctgcctcttaaaaggaaatttttccttgccactgtcacctagtgcttgctcatggtgggatttgttgggtctctctctgtaaatacctattttaaagagtacggtctagacctgctctatatgaaaagtgccttgagatgactgttgttgtgatatggcgctatataaataaaattgaattgaattgaattgaatttgttTATGAAGTAGTTTATCACTTCTTCAGACAGACATAAATCTTTTACATCTTATTTTACTAACATCGCTACTCGATATAGCATAAACAGTACAAAGGGTGTCACAGTAAATAGTTCTAATGTACTGTATTCTTACTCCTCCCCAGTTACAAGGAGAAGATGGTGGAGCTGTCTCAGATACACCTGGACCGTCCTGTTCAGCCTTTGGATCTGGCTGTTTTCTGGACCGAGTTCATCATGAGACACAAAGGAGCAACACACCTGAGAGTAGCTGCACATGAGTTGAACTGGATTCAATATCACAGCCTAGATGTCATCTGCTTTTTTGTCATCATTCTCCTAACTGTTCTGTGGGTGACACTGAGATGCTGCTTGTTCTGTATCCGCAAGTGTAGCAGAAAGGGAACTGCAAAGAGAAAATCAGAATAGCATTTTTAGGGTAACATTCATTAGGTTTAGTGAAGTGAATAATTAAGGTTAAAACACTGTAGTGAGATTTCACATTGATGCACTGAATATGTTtgtaatgtgtgtatatgtgcatttGTAAAATCTCAGTCAAATTGCCATTACTATATTGTCTCAAATACATGTGTAACATGATGCTGCCAATGATTGGCTGAGGTCATCATTTGAAAGGCAGACTTCCAAgcaaatcatttatttttttaaccacttgGTCGCGgacttgaaatatttttatacacTTAAGCTGCTTCAGTTGTTGCCTCACTAGTAAAAGGACAACTAACaccatatcttttttttttttttaacaaatatctGAACATTGAACAGTATCCACCAACTTAATTCTTACCTTGTTTTGTGCAATTAGCCAGCTAGTTAGCAAGCTAGCAAGACATAGAATGCTAATCTGCTGGGAATAGTTCATATAGCACTGTTAAAACTACActaactaaaaaataaatattggaGGCACAATTAGCCTACATGTATTTGACAGAGTAACCCACCATCTTCTTCAGTCTCCTCTCAccctcattttattttcttcagatTGTTTTTTACATAGGCTACAGGCACATATATATGatttgtgtagtgtagtgtgcaTGTTTATATAGATGTATTTGAGTATATAAAGGAATGTACTGGCAACCCATTGTCCTTTATATCAACATCTTGTGGGATTATTCCGTGAGGCAAATGTAGTAGTTGGAAGCTGATAAACACAATGAGTATGTCAGTTTTCTGGAATGTACCAAAGGGCGCTCAGAGTCTGTTATTAGGGAAACAGTGGGCTGTTCACTGTTATTTACAAAGTGCAAAACTTTGAACTTGTGACCTTTCAGTCACACTTTTGAGAGCCTCAGGCTGTTGTGTGTTGGCTGCCAACCAAAGCTGTGTAGATACAATCAGTTATCTTGCCCTTGAAGAATGTCTGTTGAAGACACTCTTCACTTTTTTCCCACTCTGACTGCAGCTCCTTGACTATATTGGAAATTATGCCATAATGAAACTGTATGTTCAGTTCTATGCTTAGTTCAGCCTATGCTTCATTAGTAATGTGGCACAGTGCAACACTGCTAAGAAGCTCTCCGGTTATagctgctgcctgctgtctCTGGTCAGTGAGTAAGGAAGAAAttatgtcattcattcattcatttggatgtgTAATTTTTGGTGAATCTCCTTTTActggaaaagctgaaaaatgatCATACTGTGTGATGCCTTATCCTATATGTTACTGAATATTTGTATGACCAAAGTTTGCCCCTGAACTGTACAGACAAATCTACAGTTATGAAGTCTAAAAATTATTTAtagtgttattttctttttattcattgaTATATTTAAACACTGGAAGGTCCCAGCTTGGAGCCTGTGATTTCCCCAACTTGTTCCTCTTCTTGACAACTGCAAATTGCAATTAGACAAAATGAATGAGCAGAGTCAATGAGTAGAGTCTGTCATTAGGGTAGTTCATGGATGAAACAGTGGCAGACCTTAAACCTACACAAACTGCATGCCAGACATTGTTACTTTCAGTATTAGCattgcagtaaaaaaaaaaaaaagaaaaaaaaagttatgtttaAATTAAAGTGGGGTGTAGTAGTGTCAGTTTGAATATTACTAACAAATAAAATTCATCCCCGCTAGTACTCGTATTTGTTAGACTGTGGTATGTACATGCTATAGTAGCTGCAGCTTTTGCTGTGTTGGTTAGCCTCTCTGCCTGCCTTGCAGAGGTTGGGGTTAGGCTGGTGGAAACCTCATAGTTCTATTGTATCATGCATGTCTTCCTGTTCTTAAGAAGGCTGTTCATGTGTAAACTTCTACGAAGAATTTATGTTGTAAAATCTGCACAGGTTGCCACTGAAAAGATTGTAGTAATCATAAAATTGCAGTACAGTAGCCAGGTTTCTCACCTGTTTCAGTATATAGTTACATATCctaattttgttcttttcagaATTTCACTGAGCTacatttaaaaactcatttaCTCAAGATAAAACAACCAGATGAATACAACCTCCTACTGGCCCTATCTAGGTAGCCATCTCCTCCAGATGGTTATCTCCTGGTTTATTGAGACCAGAACTTGGTGTACCAAGACTTCTCAGATTCCATGTATTGTGAATGTCATCTCCATCTAGGTATTGTGTACTGTATTGTTCCGTTTGACTGCATGTAAGGGCCAAATAACCCCTCCTGAGGGTGTTACTTGCAGTCAGTTGCAAGCCTGAAAGGTCAGTTGCACACCACTATGGAAACTCTTAATAACACTTTCTAAGTGCTGACTACTATTcataagtttttgtttttaataccAGTTTAATCCACTACAGTTGTTGTTAAGTTCTTCTTCATCAGACTCAATGGTAAGCAAAATCAATGGcaaacatcttcatcttcacagTAAAAGGCAAATGCACTGAATTTTTGAGCTGTCATCATGCTACTGTACCTGGTGACAGAGATCTCTACACAGACTGCTGGGGGTTATAATAGGTGCTACAGCCATCCTCATAAATACTGACAAACTAAAACCAGATGAGCATATGAGGCAAATATCAGCTTCTTTCTGAAGTATATCATATGCACACTAAAATGCTTCCATCTAGTGGACAGTAGAAAGAATAGAATATACTATATGAGGCATTTCTACTATTCTTTGTTCTTTTGTCTCATAACTCTCAAGCCATGATAGTTTATTGAAAAGACACCAGTGTGAAGTGTGTGGCCTAGCCTCTTTGAGTAAATGCTTATTTATTGGTTGTTGGAgattacaaaagaaaagaaaaaaacaaaaaaaaaaccaaaaacgTTATAAGCCAAGATATTACACCAAGGTCCAGAAATCCAAAAAGACTCAGAGAACTTAGACCTACGAAAACCTCCAGCAGACAAGTCCTTAGTTTATCAGGGTTGCTACAGTGCTACAGTAGAGTAAAATACTAACATGTGAGTCTGTCTTTCGAAAAACAAGAAACTTAATTTTGGccaggaaaaaaacaggggATTGAAATGATATcatatgtgtgtgcagttcAGTGTGTGAGGTGTGAGTACTGGTGTAGGTTTGGGTTTTCGAGTGCACAACTAGTTTTCATCTAAACTTTACTTTGTCCTCCAATTATACTGTAAGCTATAGTGCAAGTTAACTATACTGCTGATCTAACATTTATATATGAGTGCCAACTCAAATGACACTTTGACACTTTTGCCTGGTTTTGTGAGGGGGTCTCACTCACATTGCAGTAAACAACACCTCTGTGCACAAATTATGTTGACACCTGCCCACAAAGTTTCCGTTGTGGGAGCTGGAAGTTTGACTACAAAAGGTAGTGGGGGGGTTGGTCCTCACCCATTCTGTTAAGCTTTTACTTTTGTAGAACCACCATGATGCAAACATTCTGCATTATATTTGTCTTTCAGCTATTCTCTCTAACTGGTAAGATTATTCTTTTCCTTTCAAAATTATTTCTTGaagaaatgactgtgtgtgtgtgtgtgtgtgtgtgtatatatatatatatatatatatatatatatatatatatatatatatatatagtattttaAGGGTCATAGCTGATTTCTAACAAGCCTTTTACTGGCAACAGATTAGActgctttctttgcattttttattctgtgatactgaaaataaattggTGGCTGAGGGTTTTGTGCTTTGTAATCTGCGCATTAATTTACCTTCTCTCCTACAAGGGGCTGCTGAGAGTGGCATAGTGGGTGGCAAGGTTTCAAAGCCTCATTCCAGACGCTACATGGCATCACTCCAGTTTCATGGACAACACTCATGTGGTGGGATACTTATTCGGGAGGACTTTGTTTTAACTGCAGCACACTGCCAAAAGTAAGTTTATCTTGCATCCATGCAAAATTATAGGTACTAAATATTAacaactgttgttttatttccatgACTAATTATTTGTCATTTACAAAGGATTTGATGATGATTACTTCCAATagcttttctttatttgaaaaGGATAAATGTTGTATCAGTGATCAATCAAGATATTACATACATGTGTTATAACCTAAGATTAAGAACAAGACAGAATGGTACTTCCTATCAGTGGTCCTCaacaactttttatttgtatttcagtGACAGAGTCATTAAATCAGACTTTATCATTGGTGTCTTTAGTTTCCTTCAAAGTGCCAAGTGTTAAGTATAAccaagtatttttattttatttctttccagTTTTGACAGACCTAAGGAAATGATGGTGGTATTGGGGGCACATAATATAAGCGAGAGTGAACCAAGTCAGCAACAGATCCAAGTGGCTAAATACCATCCACATCCAAAATACAGTGGAAAACATGATTATGACATTATGCTACTTAAGGTAAAGTAAAATTGTGTTAAAGTAGTCTTTAAAATAGTGTTTTGTACATTGTAGTCGATGCtatcatttcagtttcatttcttcACCATGTCTTATGTAGAGTCAAACATGCACTATGTGGTTTTACATATTTAGGACAGATAGGCAAGCAGTTTCATACAACATACAATAACTAATGAAGTAAGCAGTGATTTCCAGTTCTACTCTGTTCTCTTTCACAGTTacaaaaaaaagccaaactGAACAACTATGTGACGACCATTGGATTACCtaagaaagatgagaaaatcCCTGCCAATGCTAACTGTCTTGTTGCTGGCTGGGGCCAAACTGGAGCCCACAAGCCTGCCTCAAATGTACTGAAGGAAACCACAGAGAAGATGCAATTCAGCTTTGAGTGCAAAAATATATGGCAAGACTACTTCATTCCTGATCACATGTTATGCACCAAGTTTGACAAAAAGAGGGGAGGAGTTTGCCAGGTAATTATACAATATTTGAAACACACTagaaaataagcaaacaagCATTAAATACAACAATAATGCTACTAACAATAGAAAATTTCCCaaactcttttcttttattaatgaaaaacaaatgtcatttttcctctgaatACTCAATCATGTCTTTCTGTCCCCTTTTTCCTAGGGTGATTCTGGCGGACCACTTATCTGCAACAAAAAGCCTCAGGGTATAACAGCTTTTACTTTAATGGCTGATTGTAACAATCCGAAGTATCCCCATGTCTTCACTAAAATAAATTTCTTTCTTCCctggattaaaaaaatcatgcaGGGATATGGGAATGTTGCATGAGCCACTATTCAGAGGCCAAGAATATTGCCCTTTCTTCCATTGTTAATTAAATTGCGTGGCTTAATAAAGCACAGTTAATTGATGGTCTTAGTTTGAGAAAAAGGAATTCATAAAGTTGATGTATATGAATGCtttgagaaaaatgtgaaaaaagcaCAGTCGCTTGTATTTTCAAAAATCTGGCATTAAATCAACTGAAATTGGTTTTAACAAAAACTCTCATTGTACATTTATAGAATGTGCCTATCTCCTATCACATCATCTTGCTGGAACATTTCTCTACATTTCTGATATAAGCTTCATTTCCTGTGCCAGTTTTGTCACCTATGCACACATTTATCTTTACTTATAAAGctcattttaaaattcttttgtGGTATGGGTTAGAGTAATGCTATAATACCTGATGAAGATGAGTTTCAACTGAATAGCACAAAGAAGAAATGGCAGTTTAACAATGGTGGGCAAAAGAAGGACAGATAGAGAAAGTATTTCAGTGAGTGTGACAGTTGTGGTCTAAAGCCCACACATTATGGTCAAACCCTAGACCACTGCTGC includes:
- the LOC108886987 gene encoding granzyme B, with translation MMQTFCIIFVFQLFSLTGAAESGIVGGKVSKPHSRRYMASLQFHGQHSCGGILIREDFVLTAAHCQNFDRPKEMMVVLGAHNISESEPSQQQIQVAKYHPHPKYSGKHDYDIMLLKLQKKAKLNNYVTTIGLPKKDEKIPANANCLVAGWGQTGAHKPASNVLKETTEKMQFSFECKNIWQDYFIPDHMLCTKFDKKRGGVCQGDSGGPLICNKKPQGITAFTLMADCNNPKYPHVFTKINFFLPWIKKIMQGYGNVA